Proteins encoded within one genomic window of Episyrphus balteatus chromosome 1, idEpiBalt1.1, whole genome shotgun sequence:
- the LOC129909772 gene encoding dedicator of cytokinesis protein 9 isoform X2 produces the protein MTERKFTRGLNKPGMAAQLRETVSQVVRESAVLIYTSVNDGTRNKPSVVEPIDFEGFIAKNKTLIQNDPHRELLMYPSDDVSEVVLPRKFRTISSTIPKFSAPPNTTIITHNNNVSSSHNGSISSSQQQNGNGNLSRQNSQSSTQSSSSPNGSLGSITSPLSATSSSSSSSSSTLKTSTGTISQRPSSPIGGTLLTRQALYTYQTNNHLVHYKYSTYGGTCHDLPKIIPAEQLKEELYEIDADQDRIDEQMTRSQADSITKQGYLLKGPDTSSDRMFANIGSKSFKRRYCYLRQEVDGTYILELHKDERQGEAKATIVMDFCTEVVQNPKRSRLCFELRMTAGHKSFTLAAENDEDFKDWLCKLSSVLQQNKIQEDKRVSSLERAPPPSPSTMMFGTLKGLDQSMNPQLIKYGRETDISIAQARRENRRRLFACYQSPSKATITDHVDQYREQFGQRILVTCNSLKFRLQNPTCEGEKESLCQVEPYITSLALYDAKAGRKLTETFYFDINSENVKDMLPSHCCGPKIEMNGSGPKKVMNGVDLPSELAKLPEDWLTYPKQAILSVTTPHPDVFLVVKIEKILQGGINQSTEPYLKAAKDPKAGLKLHKSVRSYSQKIGHYRMPFAWAARPLFRLYSSELDTTIEFPAIYRQDANRLKDEELLRLLAEYRKPDKFSKLTVIPGCIKIDIEGISELPNNSLTTTLAPLKPFPMPPVVEPTLELSEFQSTSERDINPYTTFVNHFFVYPIGLSFDSQKVFSRARNITVIIELRETDGDDSKALKCIYGRPGQDLFVSQIACPVLHHSTTPTWYEEIKLRLPLHLTQQHHLLFSFLHVSCNLAKKRDTNASFETPVGYAWLPLLNKGKINLEEQILPVAATLPSGYLSIQPLGLGKGNCGPEIQWIDNQRPLFTVTFRLDSTVLTADQHLHNFFAHAEKLLESGKISAIPAESETCKILKAAHAIHITSLITFLPTVLNELFTLLVNTTSEEIGLNVIRLLTNIIHMVIEEAGRKELLASYCKYVFYAPNFSQKGLGSQTRTVHGELCRHLPSILHPNNTDFLIVNKFMKYSGIFFDIVIKSMAQHLLDTGRIRMHRNERFPKEFPAKIDSLIQVLVPYLIARYKDLPIETQQLNKSLSVFVKRCLTYMDRGFVFKLIRFYMESFAPGDPRTLQEFKFNFLQEICQHEHFVPLNLPFLLNPKNRPPEMMHHFTLSEDFCRQHFLSGLMLQEVKSSLNEMANVRRHALGIFKNLLAKHELDDRYQNRGQLGRIALLYVPWLGIVLENLNRIPDLMEEGAQKQPFGGENGSFTQRISSSSSYVFSKDIGVTSSASTPRARNRMTLHIEHPNPMRGSMNIKDSNYLAAIAGQIITNGNSETSLNSINSESGSNDTTHIHNDNEVALRNGHNRSISVTQPMTRSDKFSAIETKDLLTAFLFVIKHLAQDQMIGWWQNCTETEVVSFLTILDLCLVHFRYVGKKNLVLNEDLGKSSRLAKASTLPARMAPPNLENGNAHETGTLNLTQNRENLVEETVRSQLALYESNFATEVGMIILDCMGLYSIQFRDKLNESCVLPKLARVYLRYLQLGQSENLSKHVFAALRAFINNFSPALFKGNALLCGQMVYELLKACDSRLVTIRHESCAVLYLLMRSNFEFSGRKGLTRVHLQVIISVSQMIGNVIGLNNARFQESLSLINSYANSDKAMKGTGFPVEVKDLTRRVRTVLMATAQMQAHHMDPERLLELQLSLANSYASTPELRHTWLITMARNHEQNGNISEAACCHLHIAALMSEYLKLKGVGTMDWGAAAFTAISRNIPRDEKGLKLDSGAQDSQYTEQMMLDQLKECADYLDRAERFECLGPLYKLILPIYEKRRDYVALAHSYEHLTQSYNKVVEVNRSGKRMLGRFYRVVFYGQIYFEEDHAVEFVYKEFKLTSLSEICDRLYKQYKDKFGAEVVKMIMDSSPVDVNALDSKLAYIQVTHVIPYFCKDELDNRLNDFEQNHDVDTFMYETPFTKTGGARGNVEDQWKRKTIVTTTYSFPYVLKRIPIKDRQIIELSPIEVAIDEMQTKVSELEEVILPPADVKKLQLRLQGSVAVTVNAGPLAYASAFLDPKISDNFQIDRVEDLKDVFRDFISVCNTALQLNARMICSDQIEYHSALKDNYQKLCTALSELLDEPFTPLDESCNSTQHRNSMALFNAISGAANNSSFGFSTFDIK, from the exons GAAGTTGTATTGCCACGTAAATTTCGCACAATCTCGAGTACAATACCAAAATTTAGCGCACCACCAAATACAACAATTATCACGCACAATAATAATGTGTCATCATCGCACAATGGAAGTATTTCTTCGTCCCAACAACAAAATGGCAATGGTAATCTATCCAGACAGAATTCACAATCGTCCACACAATCATCCTCCTCTCCGAATGGTTCATTAGGATCAATTACTTCACCACTATCAGCGACTtcttcatcatcgtcgtcgtcgagtTCGACTTTGAAGACAAGCACCGGAACGATAAGTCAGAGGCCATCATCACCAATCGGGGGGACGTTGCTAACCCGACAGGCACTGTATACGTATCAAACGAATAATCACTTGGTCCATTATAAGTACAGTACTTATGGTGGAACTTGTCATGATCTTCCAAA aatcattcCAGCAGAACAATTAAAGGAAGAACTTTATGAAATCGATGCCGATCAGGATCGTATCGATGAACAAATGACGAGGTCACAGGCTGATTCCATAACCAAACAAGGTTATCTTTTAAAAGGTCCCGACACAAGTTCCGATCGAATGTTTGCCAATATTGGTTCAAAGTCCTTTAAACGGAGATACTGCTATCTCCGTCAAGAGGTCGATGGAACCTACATTCTGGAACTGCACAAAGACGAACGACAGGGTGAGGCAAAAGCTACTATTGTCATGGATTTTTGTACCGAAGTTGTACAG AATCCAAAACGAAGTCGCTTATGTTTTGAGCTACGCATGACCGCAGGACACAAATCCTTCACCCTGGCCGCAGAAAATGACGAAGATTTTAAAGACTGGCTGTGTAAACTGTCATCGGTTttgcaacaaaacaaaatccaagAAGACAAACGTGTCTCCAGTTTGGAACGAGCTCCACCACCTAGTCCAAGTACCATGATGTTTGGTACCCTCAAAGGTCTCGATCAGAGCATGAATCCTCAACTAATAAAATATGGTCGTGAGACTGACATATCAATTGCCCAAGCTCGAAGAGAAAACAGACGACGACTGTTTGCATGTTATCAGTCTCCCAGTAAAGCCACAATTACTGATCATGTAGACCAGTATCGTGAGCAATTTGGCCAACGAATACTTGTCACTTGTaatagtttgaaatttcgactaCAAAATCCCACGTGCGAAGGGGAAAAAGAATCTCTGTGCCAAGTTGAACCTTATATAACGAGTTTGGCTTTGTATGATGCCAAAGCTGGACGAAAATTGACtgaaacattttattttgatataaattcGGAAAATGTCAAAGATATGCTCCCGAGTCATTGTTGTGGGCCGAAAATTGAAATGAATGGTAGTGGACCGAAAAAAGTCATGAATGGTGTTGATTTGCCATCTGAATTGGCCAAGTTACCTGAAGATTGGCTAACTTATCCAAAACAAGCTATTCTCAGTGTGACAACTCCTCATCCTGATGTCTTTTTGGTCGTTAAGATCGAGAAGATTCTTCAGGGTGGGATTAATCAATCTACAGAGCCATATCTCAAAGCTGCAAAGGATCCCAAAGCTGGTCTGAAACTCCACAAGTCGGTCAGGTCGTACTCCCAAAAGATTGGACACTATCGTATGCCATTTGCATGGGCTGCTAGACCATTATTCCGACTCTACAGCAGTGAATTGGATACAACAATTGAATTTCCTGCGATATATCGACAAGATGCCAATCGATTGAAGGACGAAGAGCTGCTAAGGCTTCTGGCCGAGTACCGGAAACCGGATAAATTTAGTAAACTAACTGTGATACCCGGATGTATTAAGATCGATATTGAAGGAATATCGGAACTGCCAAATA attcattGACAACAACACTGGCGCCATTAAAGCCATTTCCTATGCCGCCAGTAGTTGAGCCAACATTGGAATTATCAGAATTCCAAAGCACCTCAGAACGTGATATAAATCCTTATACAACATTTGTTAATCACTTTTTTGTCTATCCCATTGGACTATCATTTGATAGTCAGAAAGTATTTTCAAGAGCTCGCAATATAACGGTGATTATTGAACTCAGAGAAACGGATGGAGATGATTCAAAAGCACTTAAA TGCATTTATGGGCGACCAGGACAAGATTTATTTGTTTCACAAATAGCCTGTCCGGTATTGCATCACAGTACAACACCAACATGGTATGAAGAGATTAAATTGCGCCTGCCATTGCATCTAACACAACAGCATCATTTGCTCTTCTCATTCCTACACGTTTCGTGTAATCTGGCAAAGAAACGCGATACGAATGCTTCATTTGAGACGCCAGTAGGTTATGCCTGGTTGCCATTGCTGAATAagggaaaaattaatttagaagAACAAATATTGCCAGTGGCTGCTACGCTGCCCAGTGGATATTTGTCCATTCAGCCACTTGGTTTAGGAAAGGGG AATTGTGGCCCCGAAATCCAGTGGATCGATAACCAGCGTCCACTCTTCACAGTAACATTCCGCTTGGATTCAACTGTCCTAACAGCCGATCAACATTTACATAATTTCTTTGCTCATGCGGAGAAACTCCTTGaaagtggaaaaatctcagCTATACCAGCCGAATCAGAAACATGTAAAATTCTCAAGGCTGCTCATGCAATTCACATAACCTCACTTATAACATTCCTGCCAACAGTTCTTAATGAACTATTTACACTGCTTGTTAATACTACAAGTGAAGAAATTGGTCTCAATGTAATACGCCTACTGACTAATATCATTCACATGGTTATTGAAGAAGCTGGAAGAAAAGAATTACTCGCTTCATATTGCAAGTATGTCTTTTATGCACCAAATTTCAGTCAGAAAGGACTAGGAAGTCAAACAAGAACTGTTCATGGTGAATTATGTCGACATTTGCCATCAATTTTACATCCTAACAATACAGACTTTTTAATTGTCAATAAATTCATGAAGTATTCTGGGATCTTCTTCGATATTGTGATTAAGAGCATGGCTCAGCATTTACTTGACACCGGAAGAATACGAATGCATCGAAATGAGAGATTCCCAAAGGAATTTCCAGCCAAGATTGATTCCCTGATTCAAGTATTGGTGCCATATTTGATTGCCCGTTACAAGGATCTTCCCATAGAGACCCAACAACTGAACAAATCTTTGTCTGTGTTTGTCAAACGATGTCTGACTTACATGGATCGAGGTTTCGTCTTTAAATTGATCCGATTTTACATGGAGAGCTTTGCTCCCGGTGATCCTCGCACTCTTCAAGAgttcaaattcaatttccttCAAGAAATCTGCCAGCACGAACATTTTGTTCCACTAAATCTGCCATTCCTTTTGAATCCTAAGAACCGCCCACCAGAAATGATGCATCATTTCACTCTATCCGAGGATTTCTGCCGGCAACACTTCCTCTCTGGGCTGATGTTGCAGGAAGTCAAGAGTAGTTTGAATGAGATGGCCAATGTGAGACGCCATGCTTTGGGAATATTCAAGAATCTTCTAGCCAAGCATGAGCTAGATGACAGATACCAAAATAGAGGACAATTGGGACGGATTGCTTTACTCTATGTCCCCTGGTTGGGCATAGTTCTGGAGAATCTCAACCGAATCCCTGATCTTATGGAAGAAGGCGCCCAAAAGCAACCATTTGGAGGTGAAAATGGTTCGTTCACTCAGAGAATCTCATCGAGTAGTAGTTATGTCTTCTCCAAAGACATCGGAGTCACATCCTCCGCCAGTACTCCACGAGCTCGCAATCGAATGACCCTCCACATTGAACATCCCAATCCAATGCGTGGTTCAATGAACATCAAAGACTCCAACTATCTAGCAGCCATAGCTGGACAAATCATAACCAATGGCAACTCGGAGACATCCCTCAACTCCATCAACTCAGAATCTGGTTCCAATGACACAACTCATATTCACAATGATAATGAAGTTGCCCTCCGGAACGGCCACAATCGTTCAATAAGTGTCACTCAACCAATGACAAGAAGTGATAAATTCTCTGCGATAGAAACTAAAGATTTGCTAACAGCGTTTCTCTTTGTCATAAAGCACCTGGCCCAGGATCAGATGATTGGATGGTGGCAGAATTGCACTGAGACAGAAGTTGTATCATTCTTAACCATCCTTGATCTGTGTCTAGTCCATTTCCGCTATGTGGGAAAGAAAAATTTAGTCTTGAATGAGGATTTGGGGAAGAGTAGTCGTCTAGCTAAAGCGAGTACCCTGCCAGCTCGAATGGCACCACCAAATTTAGAAAATGGTAATGCTCATGAAACAGGTACGCTGAATCTCACACAGAATCGAGAAAATCTAGTCGAAGAAACAGTTCGAAGCCAGTTGGCGCTGTATGAATCGAACTTTGCCACAGAAGTCGGAATGATTATTCTCGATTGCATGGGTCTTTATTCGATACAATTCCGGGACAAGCTTAATGAGAGTTGTGTGCTCCCAAAACTAGCTAGAGTCTATTTGCGATATCTTCAGTTGGGTCAATCGGAGAATCTGTCCAAACATGTATTCGCTGCGCTGAGAGCATTCATTAACAACTTCTCTCCAGCGTTATTCAAAGGGAATGCCCTTCTTTGTGGCCAAATGGTCTATGAGCTTTTAAAAGCCTGTGACAGTAGATTAGTCACTATTCGGCACGAATCCTGTGCTGTACTTTATTTGCTGATGCGAAGTAATTTCGAATTCAGTGGAAGAAAGGGTCTGACGAGAGTTCATCTGCAAGTTATCATTTCGGTATCGCAGATGATTGGCAATGTGATTGGACTGAATAATGCCAGATTCCAGGAATCTCTATCCTTAATCAATAGTTATGCGAATAGTGATAAAGCGATGAAGGGAACTGGATTCCCAGTAGAAGTAAAAGACTTGACACGGCGGGTGAGAACAGTTTTGATGGCAACAGCACAAATGCAAGCCCATCATATGGATCCAGAGAGATTGCTTGAATTGCAATTATCTTTGGCGAATTCATATGCATCCACGCCAGAGTTGCGACATACTTGGCTCATTACTATGGCTCGAAATCATGAACAGAATGGAAATATCTCCGAAGCAGCTTGTTGTCATTTACATATTGCTGCTCTTATGTCGGAGTATTTGAAGCTTAAAGGCGTTGGTACGATGGATTGGGGTGCAGCTGCATTCACTGCCATTTCGAGAAATATTCCCCGAGATGAAAAAGGTTTGAAACTTGATTCGGGAGCACAGGATTCACAATACACTGAACAGATGATGTTGGATCAGTTGAAAGAATGTGCAGACTATTTGGATCGGGCTGAGCGTTTTGAATGCTTGGGACCGTTGTATAAATTGATTTTGCCAATTTATGAGAAGAGACGTGATTATGTTGCTTTGGCACATTCCTATGAACATTTAACACAATCTTATAATAAAGTAGTGGAGGTGAATCGATCTGGAAAAAGAATGCTGGGACGGTTTTATAGAGTGGTTTTCTATGGACAG ATTTACTTCGAAGAAGACCATGCTGTTGAGTTTGTTTATAAAGAATTTAAGCTGACTTCGCTTAGTGAAATTTGTGATAGACTCTATAAACAATATAAAGACAAATTTGGAGCTGAAGTTGTCAAAATGATAATGGATTCTTCACCG GTCGATGTGAATGCATTAGATAGCAAACTTGCTTACATTCAAGTAACCCATGTCATCCCTTATTTCTGCAAAGATGAATTAGACAATCGATTGAatgattttgaacaaaatcacgaTGTTGATACATTTATGTATGAAACACCATTTACAAAAACTGGTGGTGCTCGTGGTAATGTTGAAGATCAATGGAAAAGAAAAACTATCGTTACaa CTACATATTCATTTCCATATGTTCTGAAAAGAATTCCCATCAAAGACCGTCAAATAATCGAACTAAGTCCAATCGAAGTTGCCATCGATGAAATGCAAACTAAAGTTTCCGAATTGGAAGAAGTCATTCTTCCACCAGCCGATGTTAAGAAACTCCAACTGCGCCTGCAAGGCAGTGTTGCAGTCACAGTCAATGCTGGTCCATTGGCTTATGCTTCGGCATTTTTGGATCCAAAAATTTCAGATAATTTCCAAATTGATCGAGTTGAagatttaaaagatgtttttag ggACTTTATAAGCGTTTGTAATACAGCCCTCCAATTAAACGCTCGCATGATTTGCAGCGATCAAATTGAATATCATTCCGCATTAAAGGACAACTATCAGAAACTCTGCACCGCATTAAGTGAGCTACTCGATGAGCCTTTTACTCCGCTGGACGAGAGTTGTAATAGCACGCAGCATCGCAACAGCATGGCTTTATTCAATGCAATCAGTGGCGCTGCAAATAATTCAA GTTTTGGGTTTTCAACGTTTGATATAAAATAG